The Acanthopagrus latus isolate v.2019 chromosome 1, fAcaLat1.1, whole genome shotgun sequence genomic interval AATACAGAATGGTACCTTGATGCCATTTTCAGAATCTATTTTACATTGCTATTGATGTTTATCACCAtctatttttattgtttagaagaacaacacactgaacattCATGAtgataaatcaatgaaaaacCCATAACAGACTAATTAGTCCATATGCAAACCATCGGCTGCTTACCAGCGATATCTCTGtgttgatgatggtgatgtaATCCCTCTGCCTGCCCAAAGCAGTCATATGTGCCAGaaactgtctcctctcctcgATCTCATCCAGAActacagaagaaacaaacaagttaaTATTAGACTTGCTTAAAGAGCGCTGGATATATTTAGACAAATGAGAGCAACACAGAACAGAATTTCAAGGAATAGTTCTGGTTTCTTTGAAGTGGGGTTACATCATTGACTGTAAAACTAATAATGTCTGTTAGTTTAAATGTATGCTATATTTAGATTAGTTTCACTGCTTAACTTTTAACCACCTGACAGCCTTTTCATACGGAAAACTGAAGTGGTTACATCATCCTCTTGTCAAAGGTGCCAGActcctttgacaaaaacagtatTTCTTTCCTCAGAGAACACAGGAGTTGATGGAGTCTGACGACACCTTGATCGATTACTTTGTGTTAATTAATTTGTGCggcatttattgtgttttcaagGCTCAGTTCAGATTCACTAAGGTCAACTGATCAGGGGCAGCAGCAGATCAGCAACTCCTGTGTTCTGCAAGGTAAAGTGATCGTGTTTTGTCAAAGGAGATTAATTGCTATGGAGAGAGTGATTGAAAGGCTTCAGTTCCTCATTGGAAAGGGCTGTCTGTTGGCAAGGCAAACACATGGAAGTATTTTAAATATATTGCACAATtaaattgtttgtctttttgagtttttatttcttttttaggGGATTAAATGATGTTTTGCTGCTTCCTCCGTCCACAGCAGTACATTGCTAAGCTTGGATGGTAATGGTATCTCATAAAATTCCCctagaaacacaaaaaacatatcaTCCCTTTAATCTAGACTAAATGAATAGAAACAGACTCTGTGTGATCATAACATCTTtctctcaaacacaaaacatcttgaTTTAGATAtggtgtgttttctgacaaCATTTCCTCTATCTAACAGCAGTTATTGTGACTCTTCTACACCATCTGTTTCTGTGCAGCCACCCTCACCTTCCTGGAATCGGTCCTTTTCCACCACCTCTGGCTTCTGAACATTTTTGAGCATCAGTGCGCGCTGTGCAGCTGTGGGCTCTTCCTGTCCTGTCGCAAAAATATTCTGAagcctcctcttctctttctccaagTCTCCTAGGGTGAAATAGACAAAGTCATCCAATTGTAGTAATGAGTCTATGAGACTATGATTGTACTAACACAGATAAGAAAACAGTGCCAGCTTCAAGAACATACTTGTAGGACCAGGACAGAACTGTTCTCTGATGTAGCTGTCCCCAGAACGACAGGATTCAGCGCTGCGTCGTCTCTGAAGCGTACAATCCAGGGATTTCTGGACAGATTTACTGCTTTTTGGCCGAGGAGGGGGAGCTGGCACTGCAGGGTGAGATGTCCGTGGTAAAGCTGTTCCATCTTAAGGGGGAAAGTTTAAAAAGTTCATACAgcagcaaaagaaacaaaacaacatgcgGTGAACACTTTACCAATTCAAGTATTTCTAACAATATATtagaaatgtatatatttgGTCCCTGTGTACAATGCAGTACTCACAAATAATCACCACACTGCACCCCCAAACCACACATCCAGACGCCTCAAACTTACTTTTGAGGCAATTGTTGATCTGGTTTCTCCGGAAGTCGTCGAGCCCAGCTTCCTGCATCATTACTGAGCACCGGGAGAGAGAATGATCACAATTGGAAAATGTATCTGAACATACGTACACCATCATCACTCATGTGTTTCCCATCCACACCAGAATATGAACGAGTGTGTCATCTCACATCTCACTATATCCTGAGTCTCCTTGCTGTACTGGGTGGGTCTGGGGTGGTTCCACAGTCCCCCACCAACTCTGCTCTGTGAGGAGGCCTCCATCTGTAAGAGACGCACAACATCTCTGGGACTTACCTCTGTGTTATCTCTCATACTGAAACAGCTTCAGCAAAATATTTTAACAGACAGACTGTGATGCTTGTGTTATTTTAAGAATAAATCCTAGAGCTGCTCCATAGACACTGAGTGAGTGACAGCTACGTGACACTATGTTAATTTAACTGGTGACATATGGGGGGATTTCAGCTGTATTCACTACTGTCAGGCCTGCATGCAAAAATATGGAATATGTAAAATACAAAGTCTTATCTGCCCAAATGTCCACCATCAGTTAAATTTCTCATACTCTGGGCCTAGAGACACGTGTAATTGCATGTAGTGTCTTATTCCAA includes:
- the c1h22orf23 gene encoding UPF0193 protein EVG1; amino-acid sequence: MEASSQSRVGGGLWNHPRPTQYSKETQDIVRLMMQEAGLDDFRRNQINNCLKNGTALPRTSHPAVPAPPPRPKSSKSVQKSLDCTLQRRRSAESCRSGDSYIREQFCPGPTRDLEKEKRRLQNIFATGQEEPTAAQRALMLKNVQKPEVVEKDRFQEVLDEIEERRQFLAHMTALGRQRDYITIINTEISLKIRELELLDKARSARKDAVTCERKEPTAEQTNMNMYETGGGETHCN